In the Flavobacterium sp. J372 genome, one interval contains:
- a CDS encoding GNAT family N-acetyltransferase, which yields MIEVIKADLADFETVNSLARRVWGPTYKHILSEPQLEYMFDMMYSSKSYNEQITIKNHHFLLVKDGEEFLGFASYELNYRFETTKVHKLYILPEAQGKGVGRILMNRIIMLAKKHQNDKITLNVNRYNTAVKFYEGLGFVKIGEEDIDIGNGYLMEDFIMQLVF from the coding sequence ATGATTGAAGTTATAAAAGCTGATTTAGCTGATTTTGAAACCGTAAATAGCCTGGCAAGGCGGGTATGGGGGCCAACTTATAAGCATATTCTCTCTGAACCACAGCTGGAATATATGTTTGATATGATGTACAGCAGCAAATCTTATAATGAGCAGATTACCATTAAAAATCATCATTTTTTGCTCGTAAAAGATGGCGAAGAATTTCTCGGGTTTGCATCATATGAACTTAATTACCGTTTTGAAACTACCAAAGTTCATAAATTATATATTTTGCCCGAAGCACAGGGTAAAGGCGTAGGTAGAATTCTTATGAACCGAATAATAATGCTGGCTAAGAAACACCAAAACGATAAAATCACGCTCAATGTAAATCGTTACAATACAGCTGTTAAGTTCTACGAAGGGCTAGGTTTTGTAAAAATTGGCGAGGAAGATATTGATATCGGGAACGGTTATCTTATGGAAGATTTCATCATGCAGCTGGTTTTTTAA
- a CDS encoding STAS/SEC14 domain-containing protein produces MITQITDLPQNMVGFRSEGEVTKEDFEMVQAKVASLVEKTGKLNYLLFLDNSPKDFTFGAWLQDALLGIKNLTKWNRAAIVTDIDGVITFTDAFSKVMPGEFRGYKKSEYDEAVAWVSEGAETI; encoded by the coding sequence ATGATAACCCAGATAACAGACTTACCCCAAAATATGGTCGGCTTCCGTTCGGAAGGTGAAGTGACAAAAGAAGATTTTGAAATGGTGCAGGCTAAAGTTGCATCGCTTGTCGAAAAAACAGGTAAGCTTAACTACCTTCTATTTCTTGACAATTCACCTAAAGATTTCACATTTGGCGCGTGGTTGCAGGATGCCTTACTCGGCATAAAAAACCTCACAAAGTGGAATCGTGCTGCTATAGTTACTGATATTGATGGCGTTATCACTTTTACAGATGCCTTCAGTAAAGTTATGCCGGGCGAGTTCCGCGGATATAAAAAATCAGAATACGATGAAGCAGTTGCCTGGGTGAGCGAGGGTGCAGAAACAATTTAA
- a CDS encoding pyridoxamine 5'-phosphate oxidase family protein has protein sequence MSDALSKDNFKDLYNQEAIAKLKELAEDIKTCMFCTELSQRPFPTRPMVLQEVDDNGNLWFLSSAKSNKNFEIKEDNEVQLIFAKNEDIHFLSIYGQATIYKDKAHIDQVWNTVAKAWFEEGKDDPEITVIKVTPTDAYYWDTKYGKMVSYVKMIAGMITGSMKSDGGVEGRLNV, from the coding sequence ATGAGCGACGCACTTTCAAAAGATAATTTTAAGGATTTATACAATCAGGAAGCCATTGCCAAACTGAAAGAACTGGCTGAAGATATAAAGACATGCATGTTTTGCACTGAACTTTCACAAAGGCCGTTTCCTACCCGTCCTATGGTCTTGCAGGAAGTTGACGACAATGGTAATCTCTGGTTTTTGAGTTCAGCAAAAAGCAACAAAAATTTTGAGATAAAAGAAGATAATGAGGTACAGCTCATTTTTGCCAAGAATGAAGATATTCATTTCCTTTCAATTTATGGGCAGGCCACTATTTATAAAGATAAAGCCCACATAGATCAGGTCTGGAATACTGTTGCAAAAGCCTGGTTTGAAGAAGGCAAAGACGACCCGGAGATAACAGTAATAAAAGTTACCCCGACAGATGCATACTACTGGGACACAAAGTATGGCAAAATGGTATCTTACGTAAAAATGATTGCCGGCATGATAACCGGCAGCATGAAAAGTGATGGCGGTGTAGAGGGCCGTCTTAATGTATAG
- a CDS encoding peptidylprolyl isomerase yields the protein MKPMTSLFLSLVAIFFSCNPVTSKAAAEDVKLGDGLYAEIETNKGKIVLQLEYKKTPLTVANFVTLAEGKNDMVTIADKKGKPYYDGLKFHRVIQQFMIQTGDPKGDGSGGPGYKFADEITDLKHDKPGILSMANAGKGTNGSQFFITHVPTPHLDGKHTVFGHVVQGQDVVNTIVQGDEMKSVKIVRIGAEAKKFDAPKVFREYYEKAAAEVKKQEAANAKVMADKVAYLADVKAGATKLPSGLQYKIVKKGNGGKPLDGSEVGVHYAGYLENGMLFDSSIEAVAKQYGKHDPARAAANAYTPIPFKIGTKDGLIPGFIEGIEQMNVGDKAVIFIPSHLGYGERGAGGVIPPNANIIFELEMTPSAK from the coding sequence ATGAAACCGATGACAAGTTTATTTTTAAGCCTGGTTGCCATATTTTTTTCGTGCAACCCCGTAACAAGCAAAGCTGCCGCAGAAGATGTGAAGCTTGGCGATGGGCTCTACGCCGAAATTGAAACAAATAAAGGTAAAATTGTACTTCAGCTTGAATATAAGAAGACGCCGCTTACCGTGGCAAACTTTGTAACGCTTGCCGAAGGTAAAAATGATATGGTTACCATAGCCGACAAAAAGGGCAAACCCTACTATGACGGGCTTAAATTCCACCGCGTGATTCAGCAGTTTATGATACAAACGGGCGATCCTAAGGGCGACGGTTCAGGCGGGCCGGGCTATAAATTTGCCGACGAGATTACCGACCTGAAGCATGACAAGCCGGGGATATTATCTATGGCTAATGCAGGAAAAGGCACAAACGGAAGCCAGTTCTTTATTACCCATGTACCTACCCCGCACCTTGACGGCAAGCATACAGTATTCGGGCATGTTGTACAAGGCCAGGATGTGGTAAACACCATAGTTCAGGGTGATGAAATGAAAAGCGTGAAGATTGTGCGCATAGGCGCTGAAGCCAAGAAATTTGACGCCCCTAAAGTTTTCCGGGAATATTATGAGAAAGCTGCTGCAGAAGTTAAAAAACAGGAAGCAGCCAACGCAAAAGTAATGGCAGATAAAGTAGCTTACCTGGCTGATGTGAAAGCAGGCGCTACAAAACTTCCTTCAGGGCTGCAGTACAAAATCGTGAAAAAAGGTAATGGCGGCAAACCTTTAGATGGCAGCGAAGTAGGCGTACACTATGCAGGTTATCTGGAAAATGGTATGCTTTTCGACAGCAGCATTGAAGCGGTAGCTAAGCAGTACGGCAAGCACGACCCGGCCAGGGCTGCGGCAAATGCATATACCCCAATTCCTTTTAAAATAGGAACTAAAGATGGACTAATACCGGGCTTCATTGAAGGTATTGAGCAGATGAACGTTGGTGATAAAGCAGTGATTTTTATCCCTTCACACCTTGGCTATGGTGAACGCGGCGCAGGCGGAGTTATCCCTCCAAACGCCAACATCATTTTTGAACTTGAAATGACACCTTCAGCAAAATAA
- the gldI gene encoding gliding motility-associated peptidyl-prolyl isomerase GldI, which yields MKKRIVVTALCIGALIIGCSQPQARRPISESGGTFMKESVERNKKLVASEEGMIDSIIKSNPQIKYIASDKGYWYHYEVEKTNDTVTPKRGDVAFFDYEVKDLKGNVIYSEVELRPQKYYVDKENIMMGLRYGIKLMNEGETVTFLFPSHMGYGYHGDNKKIGVNEPLICTVTLNDIKPEGEVKD from the coding sequence ATGAAGAAGAGGATAGTTGTGACAGCGCTTTGCATTGGTGCACTTATTATAGGGTGCAGCCAGCCACAGGCGCGCAGGCCCATAAGTGAAAGCGGGGGCACTTTTATGAAGGAATCTGTTGAGCGTAATAAAAAGCTTGTTGCCAGCGAAGAAGGTATGATAGACTCTATCATAAAAAGCAATCCGCAAATAAAGTACATTGCAAGCGATAAGGGCTATTGGTACCACTATGAGGTTGAGAAAACCAATGATACAGTTACGCCTAAGCGCGGTGATGTTGCTTTTTTTGATTACGAAGTAAAAGACCTGAAAGGCAATGTGATTTACAGCGAAGTTGAGCTGCGCCCGCAGAAATATTATGTTGACAAAGAAAATATAATGATGGGGCTTCGCTATGGCATAAAACTGATGAACGAGGGCGAGACTGTAACATTCCTGTTCCCGAGCCACATGGGGTACGGGTATCATGGTGATAATAAAAAAATTGGCGTGAACGAACCGCTTATATGCACCGTAACGCTAAACGATATTAAGCCTGAAGGCGAAGTGAAAGATTAA
- a CDS encoding alkylphosphonate utilization protein → MDVKDSNGTLLNEGDSVTVIKDLKVKGSSSVIKRGTVVKNIRLTGDAKEIEGKVEKTVMVLKTEFLKKQ, encoded by the coding sequence ATGGACGTAAAAGACAGCAATGGGACACTATTAAACGAAGGTGACAGCGTAACCGTAATAAAAGACCTGAAAGTAAAAGGTTCATCATCAGTTATTAAAAGAGGGACTGTGGTGAAGAACATCCGCCTTACTGGTGATGCAAAAGAAATTGAAGGCAAAGTAGAAAAAACCGTAATGGTGCTTAAAACTGAATTTTTGAAGAAGCAATAG
- a CDS encoding DUF3606 domain-containing protein, whose product MTKTTAAHRDRSRINTSEDYEFDYWTAKFGVSRDELRNAVDQVGSSADAVEEYLKNNR is encoded by the coding sequence ATGACAAAAACAACCGCGGCCCACAGGGACCGTTCCCGCATCAATACCAGTGAAGATTATGAATTTGACTACTGGACAGCTAAATTCGGAGTGTCAAGGGATGAACTTCGCAACGCCGTGGACCAGGTAGGCAGCAGCGCTGACGCTGTAGAAGAATACCTCAAAAATAACAGATAA
- the guaA gene encoding glutamine-hydrolyzing GMP synthase encodes MQHNVLILDFGSQYTQLIARRVRELNIFCEIFPYNNPPKDLSTYKAVILSGSPFSVRAEDAPHPDLSEIRGKLPLLAVCYGAQYLAHFHGGEVAPSNIREYGRANLSYIKEDEPFLNGVSEDSQVWMSHSDTIKQLPTGAVRLASTKDVENAAYKIEGETTYAIQFHPEVYHSTDGAKMLANFLVGIAQVPQNFTPNSFVEDIVAELKTKIQDDKVVLGLSGGVDSTVAAVLLNKAIGKNLYCIFVNNGLLRKDEFENVLHQYKDMGLNVKGVDAGERFLSQLAGIDDPETKRKTIGRVFIEVFDDEAHQLTDVKWLAQGTIYPDVIESVSVKGPSATIKSHHNVGGLPDFMKLQVVEPLRMLFKDEVRRVGATLGIDPELLGRHPFPGPGLSIRILGDITPEKVRILQEVDHIFIQGLKDHGLYNKVWQAGAILLPVNSVGVMGDERTYEKVVALRAVESTDGMTADWVHLPYDFLMKISNEIINKVKGVNRVVYDISSKPPATIEWE; translated from the coding sequence ATGCAACACAACGTACTTATTTTAGACTTCGGGTCGCAATACACACAACTTATTGCGCGAAGGGTTAGGGAGCTCAATATCTTCTGCGAGATTTTCCCGTACAACAACCCGCCAAAAGATTTATCAACCTATAAAGCCGTTATTCTATCAGGAAGCCCGTTTTCAGTTCGTGCCGAAGATGCCCCGCACCCTGACCTTAGCGAAATTCGCGGGAAACTACCTCTGCTTGCCGTATGTTATGGTGCGCAATACCTGGCGCATTTCCACGGGGGTGAAGTGGCGCCAAGCAACATCCGCGAGTATGGCCGGGCTAACCTCTCTTATATTAAAGAAGATGAGCCTTTTCTAAACGGAGTAAGTGAAGACAGCCAGGTATGGATGAGCCACAGCGATACCATAAAGCAGCTGCCAACAGGCGCTGTAAGGCTTGCCAGCACAAAAGATGTGGAGAACGCAGCGTATAAAATTGAAGGTGAAACCACATATGCAATACAGTTTCACCCGGAAGTTTACCATAGTACAGACGGCGCTAAGATGCTTGCCAACTTTTTGGTTGGTATAGCCCAGGTACCACAAAACTTCACGCCAAACTCTTTTGTGGAAGACATCGTGGCCGAATTGAAAACAAAAATTCAGGATGACAAGGTAGTGCTCGGGCTTTCGGGTGGGGTAGATTCTACCGTGGCTGCAGTGCTTTTAAATAAAGCCATCGGCAAAAACCTGTACTGCATTTTTGTTAACAACGGGCTGTTGCGCAAAGATGAGTTTGAGAATGTACTGCACCAGTATAAAGATATGGGGCTCAACGTAAAAGGTGTAGATGCAGGTGAGAGATTCCTTTCTCAACTTGCAGGCATAGACGACCCTGAAACAAAGCGTAAGACTATAGGCCGGGTATTCATTGAGGTTTTTGATGATGAAGCCCACCAGCTTACCGATGTAAAATGGCTGGCACAGGGTACAATATACCCGGATGTTATTGAGTCGGTTTCCGTAAAAGGGCCGTCAGCAACCATAAAGTCGCACCACAATGTTGGCGGATTGCCCGATTTTATGAAGCTGCAGGTGGTAGAACCTTTACGTATGCTTTTTAAAGATGAGGTAAGAAGGGTAGGGGCAACGCTGGGTATCGACCCTGAATTACTGGGACGCCACCCATTCCCGGGGCCGGGACTTTCTATCAGGATTTTGGGCGACATAACACCTGAGAAAGTTCGCATTTTGCAAGAGGTTGACCATATTTTCATACAAGGGTTAAAAGACCATGGGCTGTATAACAAAGTATGGCAAGCGGGCGCAATATTGCTGCCGGTAAACAGCGTAGGTGTTATGGGCGATGAGCGTACTTATGAAAAAGTAGTGGCGCTGAGGGCGGTAGAGTCAACAGACGGTATGACAGCCGATTGGGTACACCTGCCATATGATTTCCTTATGAAAATATCAAATGAAATAATTAATAAAGTGAAAGGTGTGAACAGGGTTGTGTATGACATTAGCTCTAAACCGCCGGCCACGATTGAATGGGAATAA
- a CDS encoding LysM peptidoglycan-binding domain-containing protein, with translation MRTQLLLAGFLLMACANISLAQMQQQQQQQVNEQVAVHRVKTGETVVLVAKKYMVTPHDIYELNPDAVNGIAAGQGLRIPVSRKVKEEIEAKNLNYELVSIDEIRKPAEKKQEAEKTYTASVINAPSATASTLKSERQVTATEASSAMAVTTATSHKVGAGETLTGLARKYNTTVEAITAANQSKLKKGLQAGQELTIPASRELFATTIPDVREEPVPAKTREAITENATETVNTGTHKVVPGETLIGLSRKYNTTVEAITEANQKTLRRGLQAGQTLVIPGANDIATAEPAIPSENGATVYNAGETIEHRVASGETLTGLARKYNTTIDAITENNKNKLKRGLQAGQVLSITAHASN, from the coding sequence ATGAGGACACAACTACTATTGGCAGGATTTCTTTTGATGGCTTGTGCAAATATTTCTCTTGCACAGATGCAGCAGCAGCAGCAGCAACAAGTAAATGAGCAGGTAGCTGTACACCGGGTTAAAACCGGTGAAACTGTAGTGCTCGTTGCCAAAAAATATATGGTGACCCCACACGATATTTATGAATTGAACCCTGATGCGGTAAATGGCATTGCAGCAGGCCAGGGGCTAAGGATACCGGTAAGCCGTAAAGTAAAAGAAGAAATAGAGGCCAAAAACCTGAATTACGAATTAGTCTCTATTGATGAAATACGCAAGCCTGCTGAAAAGAAACAGGAAGCTGAAAAGACATACACGGCTTCGGTTATTAATGCGCCTTCAGCAACGGCGTCAACTTTAAAAAGCGAAAGGCAGGTTACAGCAACTGAAGCATCTTCTGCGATGGCAGTAACTACTGCAACATCACATAAAGTAGGGGCGGGAGAAACCCTTACGGGACTTGCCCGTAAGTACAATACTACCGTAGAAGCTATAACGGCCGCAAACCAGTCAAAGCTGAAAAAAGGGCTTCAGGCTGGTCAGGAGCTTACAATACCGGCATCACGCGAACTTTTTGCTACTACCATTCCTGATGTAAGAGAAGAACCTGTGCCGGCAAAAACAAGAGAGGCAATTACTGAAAATGCAACTGAAACTGTAAACACCGGTACGCATAAAGTTGTACCCGGCGAAACGCTGATTGGGCTTTCAAGAAAGTATAACACCACTGTTGAGGCAATTACCGAAGCTAACCAGAAGACGCTTCGCCGCGGACTACAGGCTGGGCAAACACTGGTTATTCCCGGTGCAAATGATATTGCCACGGCTGAACCTGCGATACCATCGGAAAATGGAGCAACAGTATATAATGCAGGCGAAACTATTGAACATCGTGTAGCTTCAGGCGAAACCCTTACAGGCCTTGCTCGTAAATACAACACTACCATTGATGCAATTACTGAAAACAACAAAAATAAGCTGAAGAGAGGCTTGCAGGCAGGCCAGGTATTGAGCATCACAGCACACGCATCCAACTAA
- a CDS encoding LysM peptidoglycan-binding domain-containing protein has translation MKYRLLLVFLVMLMSVSAMAQGYRKHKVAKGETVADIAKKYKVTPYDIYRLNPDSKNGVKENSIILVPNESKPATTAPVAEKPTKVVNTEHVVAAKESLYSLSKKYGVTVDEIKKANGTSVDNGLQIGQKVIIPIKGSAVAAEVKEAAKAEKKATPPSYFFHTVAAGETKYSIAKQYGMSLQLLEALNPEAKDTLAIGQKLKLDP, from the coding sequence ATGAAATATCGGTTATTGCTGGTTTTTTTAGTGATGCTCATGTCGGTTTCGGCAATGGCACAGGGTTACAGGAAGCATAAAGTAGCTAAAGGCGAGACGGTTGCCGACATCGCCAAAAAATATAAGGTTACGCCTTATGACATTTACAGGCTGAACCCTGACTCAAAAAACGGCGTGAAGGAGAACAGCATCATCCTTGTGCCTAATGAGTCAAAACCTGCAACAACTGCCCCTGTTGCTGAAAAACCTACAAAAGTTGTAAATACCGAACATGTTGTTGCAGCCAAAGAAAGCCTGTACAGCCTCTCTAAAAAATATGGCGTAACTGTAGATGAGATAAAAAAAGCCAACGGTACGAGTGTTGACAATGGCTTGCAGATAGGACAGAAGGTAATCATCCCTATAAAAGGCAGCGCTGTTGCCGCCGAGGTAAAAGAAGCAGCAAAGGCCGAAAAGAAAGCTACGCCGCCATCTTATTTCTTCCATACCGTTGCCGCTGGTGAAACCAAATATTCTATCGCAAAACAATATGGCATGAGCCTGCAGCTGCTTGAGGCGCTTAACCCTGAAGCCAAAGATACCCTTGCCATAGGACAGAAACTAAAGCTGGACCCGTAA
- a CDS encoding LysM peptidoglycan-binding domain-containing protein, with protein sequence MQKVYSEYTIQPKETLFSLSRRAGISEEEFIALNPQLKDGVKEGMVIKWPVNVPVPPKGIAANLATSLNKSTPKELAILIPFNLTKTESDTVRKQRLRSEKFLNMTLDFYSGALMAIDSAKAMGLPLKVRILDSKESRNTSDVANFKTNLTGANTIIGPFFQSNVETTASLFPNTPVISPLSKETGTAYGNLYNSVPSPDMVKIGMLNWLKVKGGNVLAIVDSKKQAQGS encoded by the coding sequence ATGCAGAAAGTTTATTCAGAATATACCATTCAGCCAAAAGAAACACTTTTCAGCCTTTCACGCCGTGCAGGTATTTCAGAAGAAGAGTTCATAGCTCTTAATCCGCAATTGAAAGATGGCGTTAAAGAAGGTATGGTGATAAAATGGCCGGTAAATGTGCCTGTGCCGCCAAAAGGCATTGCAGCAAACCTTGCCACTTCCTTAAATAAATCGACACCGAAAGAGCTTGCTATACTTATCCCGTTCAACCTTACAAAAACAGAGTCCGATACAGTTCGCAAACAGCGCCTTCGTTCAGAGAAATTCCTGAACATGACGCTTGATTTCTACTCCGGTGCACTAATGGCGATAGATTCTGCTAAAGCTATGGGGCTTCCCTTAAAGGTGAGAATACTAGACTCTAAAGAAAGCCGTAACACCAGTGATGTTGCAAACTTTAAAACTAACCTTACAGGAGCCAATACTATCATAGGGCCTTTCTTCCAGAGCAACGTAGAAACCACTGCATCACTGTTCCCAAATACGCCGGTAATTTCACCGCTATCAAAAGAAACCGGTACGGCATACGGCAACCTGTATAACTCTGTACCATCACCCGATATGGTAAAGATTGGGATGCTGAACTGGCTGAAAGTGAAAGGCGGCAATGTGCTGGCAATTGTAGATTCAAAAAAGCAAGCTCAAGGCAGCTAA